A single window of Longimicrobium sp. DNA harbors:
- a CDS encoding RagB/SusD family nutrient uptake outer membrane protein, whose protein sequence is MTRFHYTRRTIAAGVLGAALALGACSGSDLDIPQYNNPSIEELENNPTPEGIKAAAVGMQINAKANITDRTGYVSLLGIVGRESYTLDVSDPRYISELLVGPVTNSGAFGAGLWTTRYADVRLGNIILHALDVVQGMTDPQKAAVRGFVKTMQAYDLLLVINTRDVNGAPIDVDRPLNGDLAPIAPKAAVFAQIVALLDAGRTDLQAGGSSFPFPLSSGYAGFDTPANFIKFNRALKARVDAYMQNYTAAITDLNASFVSTASPLTLGVYNTYGSGSDAPNELANPVIFAHPSIVTDAEHKPDATLDNRVLTKIKTVDPRTVSGVGSDKAFTMYESNTSPVPIIRNEELILLRAEARWFTGDKPGATADLNFIRTTSGGLAAIAQPASDAAFITALLRQRRYSLLFEGGHRWIDSRRFGRLTDLPLDQPSHIRIAAFQVPLSECDARSLPSPCTATP, encoded by the coding sequence ATGACCCGATTCCACTACACGCGGAGGACGATCGCCGCGGGCGTGCTGGGGGCGGCCCTGGCGCTGGGCGCCTGCAGCGGCTCGGACCTCGACATCCCTCAGTACAACAACCCCAGCATCGAGGAGCTGGAGAACAACCCCACGCCCGAGGGGATCAAGGCGGCGGCGGTGGGGATGCAGATCAACGCCAAGGCCAACATCACCGACCGCACCGGCTACGTGTCGCTGCTGGGGATCGTGGGGCGCGAGTCGTACACGCTCGACGTCTCCGACCCGCGCTACATCTCCGAGCTGCTGGTGGGCCCGGTGACCAACAGCGGCGCGTTCGGGGCCGGCCTGTGGACCACGCGCTACGCCGACGTGCGGCTGGGCAACATCATCCTGCACGCGCTCGACGTGGTGCAGGGGATGACCGACCCGCAGAAGGCGGCGGTGCGCGGGTTCGTGAAGACCATGCAGGCGTACGATCTGCTGCTGGTGATCAACACCCGCGACGTGAACGGGGCGCCGATCGACGTCGACCGGCCGCTGAACGGCGACTTGGCGCCCATCGCCCCCAAGGCGGCGGTGTTCGCGCAGATCGTGGCGCTGCTCGACGCGGGTCGCACCGACCTGCAGGCGGGGGGCTCGTCCTTCCCCTTCCCGCTCAGCAGCGGCTACGCCGGGTTCGACACGCCCGCGAACTTCATCAAGTTCAACCGGGCGCTGAAGGCGCGGGTGGACGCGTACATGCAGAACTACACCGCGGCCATCACCGACCTGAACGCCTCGTTCGTCAGCACCGCCTCGCCGCTGACGCTGGGGGTGTACAACACCTACGGCAGCGGGAGCGACGCGCCGAACGAGCTGGCCAACCCGGTGATCTTCGCGCACCCGTCGATCGTGACCGACGCCGAGCACAAGCCCGACGCCACCCTCGACAACCGGGTGCTGACCAAGATCAAGACGGTGGACCCGCGCACGGTCTCGGGCGTGGGGAGCGACAAGGCGTTCACCATGTACGAGAGCAACACCTCGCCGGTGCCGATCATCCGCAACGAGGAGCTGATCCTGCTGCGGGCCGAGGCGCGCTGGTTCACGGGCGACAAGCCCGGCGCCACGGCGGACCTGAACTTCATCCGCACCACCTCGGGCGGGCTGGCGGCCATCGCGCAGCCGGCCAGCGACGCGGCGTTCATCACCGCGCTGCTGAGGCAGCGCCGGTACTCGCTGCTGTTCGAGGGCGGGCACCGGTGGATCGACTCGCGGCGCTTCGGCCGGCTGACGGACCTGCCGCTCGACCAGCCGTCGCACATCCGCATCGCGGCCTTCCAGGTGCCGCTGTCGGAGTGCGACGCACGCAGCCTCCCGTCTCCCTGCACCGCCACCCCGTGA